In Phreatobacter aquaticus, a single genomic region encodes these proteins:
- a CDS encoding tetratricopeptide repeat protein — translation MAVAACCLVISPAGGQPAPRPAQAPQAAPTPQAAPAPQAAPSQRPAATQAQRAAPAPAPVGTTSQPATPAVEVKAEVSANIANGYARMVFSFDHQVPTDVKINGGVVVVSFSKPVSLQINALPSQLAGYVNAVRRDPDGRSVRLALAQRVTVNSMEAGERLFVDMLPDSWRGPPPGLPTEVVEELTRRARDAERRAQVAETARAARALPPVVVRVGNHPTFTRFVFALPEPVGVGLDRVADTLTIRIAKPFTSDLRQAREALPSFVSEIEADTSPAELTFKLIVSPQADVRAFREDNSYVLDLSMRGAAPVTAPGPRSDSRVPSAAPPVTSLPGTQVTTPAGIPAPPPAQPRLAANRSQQSEAPAQPGQPAQPQRSPRMEPAASRPAEPAPAAARPQEGPVVVQARRAGDTIRILVPFSMDTPGAVFQRADTLWLVFDARQAIDLSGLQSGSTGEFTSIDASRSREGTAIRIGLDRQSLASTSRDGMAWIITLADNLLEPPRPVLLERANDAGDKLVASLDFANAGTVHRLSDPLAGDDLIVVTGAGPARAFIRNYEMVEFHALAGSHGLVFQPMVDDLQVTIAGDRVNVGRPQGLVALTAGNARQHSAVRPVRRARSIGFDPELWAADAAAPFRARESELIANAAAVHETQRTAKRLDLVRFYMAQDRWPEAKSVIDTILRQDRRVAEDGSIHGLRSVVSVMMRRPQDALRDLTHSAMATSPDAPLWRGTALALDGRARDAHEAFESAEAPITTLPPLLARFMLIQAIGVALDVGAIDRAEARLNELQEVGVPPDGEQQYALLRGRVLEARGSDREALIAYARAANGHDEPVRADAEQRRLATRYRMGEIDRKAAAEELEIRSFAWRGDDVEARTLAMLARVYGEMGRFREAFATTRNAMKLFPRSEAVRGVQDDVTHHFEALFLDGNADRMKPIDALALYYDFREMTPQGRRGDEIIRRLADRLAGMDLLDQAASLLQHQVDRRLTGAARAQVATKLALFHLMNRKPAAALQSLRTTRIADLPEELRMQRYLLEARALADSGRPDQGLELLDDVRTPEGEILRADIMWSAQRYRDSAEQSEKWLGTRRAGAPLTEEERRHILRAAIGYALSDEPIGLDRLRTRWTEFMAKSPDERSFAVVTAPIEARGVEYREIAKSIADRDTLDAFLKTYRERYPTEVPAPQRAPTTQAAGGATQG, via the coding sequence TTGGCCGTCGCGGCCTGCTGCCTCGTCATATCGCCCGCAGGCGGCCAGCCCGCACCGCGTCCGGCCCAGGCGCCGCAGGCTGCTCCAACGCCGCAGGCTGCTCCTGCCCCGCAGGCAGCGCCGTCCCAGCGGCCCGCTGCCACCCAGGCGCAACGTGCAGCTCCGGCTCCTGCTCCCGTCGGCACCACGTCGCAACCCGCCACCCCCGCGGTCGAGGTCAAGGCCGAGGTCAGCGCCAATATCGCCAACGGCTATGCCCGGATGGTGTTTTCGTTCGACCACCAGGTACCGACCGACGTCAAGATCAATGGCGGCGTGGTGGTGGTCTCGTTCTCCAAGCCGGTGTCGCTGCAGATCAATGCGCTGCCGAGCCAGCTCGCAGGCTATGTCAACGCCGTCAGGCGCGATCCCGATGGCCGCTCGGTGCGGCTGGCACTGGCCCAGCGCGTGACGGTCAATTCGATGGAGGCCGGAGAGCGGCTGTTCGTCGACATGCTGCCGGATTCCTGGCGTGGTCCGCCGCCCGGCCTGCCTACCGAAGTGGTCGAGGAACTGACCCGCCGCGCCCGCGATGCCGAGCGCCGGGCGCAAGTGGCGGAGACGGCCCGCGCGGCCCGCGCGCTGCCGCCGGTGGTGGTGCGCGTCGGCAACCATCCGACCTTCACCCGTTTCGTCTTCGCCCTGCCGGAGCCGGTCGGCGTTGGCCTCGATCGGGTGGCCGATACGCTGACGATCCGCATCGCCAAGCCGTTCACGTCCGATCTGCGTCAGGCTCGCGAGGCACTGCCGTCCTTCGTCTCCGAGATCGAAGCGGATACCTCGCCGGCCGAACTGACCTTCAAGCTGATCGTCTCGCCGCAGGCCGATGTGCGCGCCTTCCGCGAAGACAACTCCTATGTGCTGGACCTGTCGATGCGCGGCGCGGCCCCGGTGACCGCACCCGGTCCGCGATCGGATTCGCGCGTTCCCTCGGCGGCCCCTCCCGTGACATCGCTGCCGGGCACCCAGGTGACCACGCCAGCCGGCATCCCTGCGCCGCCGCCCGCCCAGCCGCGTCTTGCGGCCAATCGCAGCCAGCAGAGCGAGGCGCCAGCCCAGCCGGGACAGCCAGCCCAGCCCCAGCGCTCGCCGCGCATGGAGCCGGCGGCGAGCCGTCCGGCCGAGCCCGCGCCAGCCGCCGCGCGTCCGCAGGAAGGCCCAGTGGTCGTCCAGGCCCGCCGGGCCGGCGACACGATCCGCATCCTCGTGCCGTTCAGCATGGACACGCCGGGCGCCGTGTTCCAGCGCGCCGACACGCTCTGGCTGGTCTTCGACGCCCGCCAGGCGATCGATCTGTCCGGCCTGCAATCGGGATCGACCGGCGAGTTCACCTCGATCGACGCCTCGCGCTCGCGCGAGGGGACAGCGATCCGCATCGGTCTGGATCGCCAGAGCCTTGCCTCGACCAGCCGGGACGGCATGGCCTGGATCATCACCCTCGCCGACAACCTGCTGGAGCCGCCGCGTCCGGTGCTGCTGGAGCGCGCGAACGATGCCGGCGACAAGCTGGTGGCCAGCCTCGATTTCGCCAATGCCGGCACCGTCCATCGCCTGAGCGATCCGCTGGCCGGCGACGACCTGATCGTGGTGACCGGCGCGGGCCCGGCGCGCGCCTTCATCCGCAACTACGAGATGGTGGAATTCCACGCACTCGCCGGCAGCCATGGCCTGGTGTTCCAGCCGATGGTCGACGACCTGCAGGTCACCATCGCCGGTGATCGCGTCAATGTCGGCCGTCCCCAGGGGCTGGTCGCGCTGACCGCCGGCAACGCCCGCCAGCACTCGGCGGTCCGGCCGGTGCGCCGGGCGCGCTCGATCGGCTTTGACCCGGAATTGTGGGCGGCCGATGCCGCGGCCCCGTTCCGCGCCCGCGAGAGCGAACTGATCGCCAATGCCGCCGCCGTGCACGAGACCCAGCGCACCGCCAAGCGGCTCGACCTGGTGCGCTTCTACATGGCGCAGGACCGCTGGCCAGAGGCCAAGTCGGTCATCGACACGATCCTGCGGCAGGACCGGCGCGTCGCCGAGGACGGCTCGATCCACGGATTGAGGTCGGTCGTCTCGGTGATGATGCGCCGCCCGCAGGATGCCCTGCGCGATCTCACCCATTCGGCCATGGCGACCTCACCGGATGCGCCGCTCTGGCGCGGCACGGCGCTGGCGCTCGACGGCCGGGCGCGCGATGCGCATGAAGCGTTCGAATCCGCCGAGGCGCCGATCACCACCCTGCCGCCGCTGCTGGCCCGCTTCATGCTGATCCAGGCCATTGGCGTGGCGCTGGATGTCGGTGCGATCGACCGCGCCGAGGCACGTCTCAACGAATTGCAGGAAGTCGGCGTGCCGCCCGACGGCGAGCAGCAATATGCCCTGCTGAGGGGCCGTGTGCTGGAAGCGCGTGGCAGCGACCGCGAGGCGCTGATCGCCTATGCCCGCGCCGCCAATGGCCATGACGAGCCGGTGCGTGCCGATGCCGAGCAGCGGCGTCTCGCAACCCGCTATCGCATGGGCGAGATCGACCGCAAGGCGGCTGCCGAGGAACTGGAAATCCGGTCCTTCGCCTGGCGCGGCGACGACGTGGAAGCGCGGACGCTGGCCATGCTGGCGCGCGTCTATGGCGAGATGGGCCGGTTCCGCGAGGCCTTTGCCACCACCCGCAACGCCATGAAGCTGTTCCCGCGCTCCGAGGCCGTGCGCGGCGTCCAGGACGATGTGACCCATCATTTCGAGGCGCTGTTCCTCGACGGCAATGCCGACCGGATGAAGCCGATCGACGCGCTGGCGCTCTATTACGATTTCCGCGAGATGACCCCGCAGGGGCGGCGCGGCGACGAGATCATCCGCCGGCTGGCCGATCGGCTCGCCGGCATGGACCTGCTCGACCAGGCGGCGTCGCTCCTGCAGCACCAGGTTGACCGGCGCCTGACGGGTGCGGCGCGCGCGCAGGTGGCAACCAAGCTCGCGCTGTTCCACCTGATGAACCGGAAGCCCGCCGCAGCCCTCCAGTCGCTCCGCACGACGCGGATCGCCGACCTGCCGGAAGAGCTGCGCATGCAGCGCTACCTGCTGGAAGCACGCGCGCTGGCCGATTCCGGCCGCCCGGATCAGGGGCTGGAACTGCTCGACGATGTCCGCACACCGGAAGGCGAGATCCTGCGCGCCGACATCATGTGGAGCGCGCAGCGATACCGCGACTCGGCCGAGCAGAGCGAGAAATGGCTTGGCACGCGCCGGGCCGGCGCCCCGCTCACCGAGGAGGAGCGCCGCCACATCCTGCGCGCCGCCATCGGCTACGCGCTGAGCGACGAGCCGATCGGGCTTGACCGGCTGCGCACGCGCTGGACCGAGTTCATGGCCAAGTCGCCGGACGAGCGCTCTTTCGCGGTGGTGACTGCGCCGATCGAGGCGCGCGGCGTCGAATATCGCGAGATCGCCAAGTCGATCGCCGACCGCGACACGCTGGACGCCTTCCTGAAGACCTATCGCGAGCGCTATCCGACCGAAGTGCCCGCGCCGCAGAGGGCACCGACCACGCAGGCCGCCGGTGGCGCCACGCAGGGCTGA
- a CDS encoding MotE family protein yields MREIRLLPIVTVAAGALLFLKAVGLLSGDFARSGPSPARAQDLAGQAQSLTDPLAPSGIPGLERSDAGLTTGSTPTPAPAAPAAPAPTATPTVRNAATGQPIAPQSTVSAAERAILERLQERRQELDGRQRELDMREDLLRATERRMEQRVTELRELEARITGLEQRRDEAEVTRFRGVVSMYETMRPKDAARIFDSLDLTVLLEVARAMRPPKLADIIAQMQADPAKRLTTELARRPGQTGPTAAVELPKIEGRPTR; encoded by the coding sequence ATGCGCGAAATTCGCCTGTTGCCGATCGTCACCGTTGCCGCAGGAGCTCTGCTGTTCCTCAAGGCGGTGGGCCTGTTGAGCGGCGATTTCGCCCGTTCGGGGCCAAGCCCGGCGCGTGCGCAGGACCTGGCGGGACAGGCGCAGTCGCTCACCGACCCGCTGGCGCCGAGTGGCATTCCCGGGCTTGAGCGCTCCGATGCCGGCCTCACCACCGGCTCGACCCCGACGCCGGCTCCGGCCGCACCTGCCGCCCCGGCACCGACCGCGACGCCAACCGTCCGCAATGCCGCGACCGGCCAGCCGATCGCGCCGCAATCCACCGTGTCCGCCGCCGAGCGCGCCATTCTCGAGCGCCTGCAGGAACGCCGCCAGGAACTCGATGGCCGCCAGCGCGAACTCGACATGCGCGAGGATCTCCTGCGCGCCACCGAGCGGCGCATGGAGCAGCGGGTCACCGAATTGCGCGAGCTCGAAGCCCGCATCACCGGGCTGGAGCAGCGTCGCGACGAGGCGGAGGTCACCCGGTTCCGCGGCGTGGTCAGCATGTACGAGACCATGCGCCCGAAGGATGCGGCGCGCATCTTCGACAGCCTCGACCTGACCGTGCTTCTGGAAGTGGCGCGCGCCATGCGCCCGCCGAAGCTCGCCGACATCATCGCGCAGATGCAGGCCGACCCGGCGAAGCGCCTGACCACCGAGCTTGCGCGCCGGCCCGGCCAGACCGGCCCGACGGCCGCTGTCGAACTGCCGAAAATCGAAGGCCGGCCCACCCGTTAA
- a CDS encoding DUF6468 domain-containing protein encodes MSSFAVSLVVELLVAGLLAVTIGYCMLLNRRLVRLRADEQSLKATIAELITATEIAERAIQGLKVTVRECDGTLGERLRTAERFLADIDREVKAGQDVVQKVARITEAARPAPTRLAMPEPIRHMAPIEPVTIAPRDSGLAGQASAASTLAAATAFAARLQTRAA; translated from the coding sequence ATGTCGAGCTTTGCCGTTTCCCTCGTCGTCGAGCTCCTGGTCGCTGGCCTGCTGGCCGTCACCATCGGCTATTGCATGCTGCTCAACCGCCGCCTGGTGCGGCTCAGGGCCGACGAGCAGTCGCTGAAGGCGACCATCGCCGAACTGATCACCGCCACCGAGATCGCCGAGCGCGCCATCCAGGGCCTGAAGGTCACCGTGCGCGAATGCGACGGGACGCTGGGCGAGCGCCTGCGCACCGCCGAGCGGTTCCTCGCCGATATCGACCGCGAGGTGAAGGCCGGCCAGGACGTGGTCCAGAAGGTCGCCCGCATCACCGAGGCCGCCCGGCCCGCTCCCACCAGGCTGGCCATGCCCGAGCCGATCCGCCACATGGCGCCCATCGAGCCGGTGACGATTGCGCCGCGCGACAGCGGCCTTGCCGGCCAGGCCAGCGCCGCCTCGACGCTTGCCGCTGCCACTGCCTTCGCCGCCCGTCTCCAGACGCGCGCCGCCTGA
- the fliM gene encoding flagellar motor switch protein FliM has product MAQTDIDQDALAAEWGMALEEQGATPDAAEAWDTTVGEDGVTHANAAAKGGAERILNQEEIDNLLGFSVEDLALTDSGGIRAIIDSAMVAYERLPMLDIVFDRLVRLLTTSLRNFTSDNVEVSLDRIHAVRFADYLNSIPLPAILSIFKAEEWDNFGIATVDSSLIYSIIDVLLGGRRGVTAIRVEGRPYTTIEMGLVKRMVEVILADAELAFRPIAPVNFRIDRLETNPRFAAISRPNNAAILVRLRVDMEERGGSVEILLPYATLEPIRDRLMQTFVGEKLGRDPVWERHLSTEIFQARTHVEAVLYEDELPLRRLMDLKVGDTLVLDMKPDALVKVRCGDQILTEGRMGRVGDRVAVRVQRPLRRGRTTLAQFEQVSSGGQEA; this is encoded by the coding sequence ATGGCGCAGACCGACATCGACCAGGACGCCCTTGCTGCTGAGTGGGGCATGGCCCTCGAGGAGCAGGGTGCGACCCCCGATGCCGCCGAGGCGTGGGATACCACGGTCGGCGAGGACGGCGTCACCCATGCCAATGCCGCCGCCAAGGGCGGTGCCGAGCGCATCCTCAATCAGGAAGAGATCGACAATCTCCTTGGCTTCTCGGTCGAGGATCTGGCCCTCACCGACAGTGGCGGCATTCGCGCGATCATCGACTCGGCCATGGTCGCCTATGAGCGCCTGCCGATGCTCGACATCGTGTTCGACAGGCTGGTGCGCCTCTTGACCACGTCGCTGCGCAATTTCACCTCGGACAATGTCGAAGTCTCGCTCGACCGCATCCACGCGGTCCGCTTCGCCGACTATCTCAACTCCATTCCGCTGCCGGCCATCCTGTCGATCTTCAAGGCCGAGGAATGGGACAATTTCGGCATCGCCACCGTCGATTCCAGCCTGATCTACTCGATCATCGACGTGCTGCTCGGCGGCCGCCGCGGCGTCACCGCCATCCGCGTCGAGGGCCGCCCCTACACCACCATCGAGATGGGCCTGGTGAAGCGGATGGTCGAGGTCATCCTCGCCGATGCCGAGCTCGCCTTCCGGCCGATCGCGCCGGTCAATTTTCGCATCGACCGGCTGGAGACCAATCCGCGCTTCGCCGCGATCTCGCGTCCGAACAATGCCGCGATCCTGGTCCGCCTGCGCGTCGACATGGAAGAGCGCGGCGGCTCGGTCGAGATCCTCCTGCCCTATGCGACGCTCGAGCCGATCCGCGACCGGCTCATGCAGACCTTCGTCGGTGAGAAGCTCGGCCGGGATCCGGTCTGGGAGCGCCACCTGTCGACCGAGATTTTCCAGGCCCGCACCCATGTCGAGGCCGTGCTCTACGAAGACGAACTGCCGCTGCGCCGCTTGATGGACCTGAAGGTCGGCGACACGCTGGTCCTCGACATGAAGCCGGATGCGCTGGTCAAGGTGCGCTGCGGTGACCAGATCCTCACCGAGGGCCGGATGGGCCGCGTGGGCGACAGGGTGGCGGTGAGGGTGCAGCGTCCGCTGCGCCGCGGCCGCACGACGCTCGCGCAATTCGAACAGGTTTCTTCAGGGGGCCAGGAAGCATAA
- the fliL gene encoding flagellar basal body-associated protein FliL, with protein sequence MAKKPKTPEGEGEDGEHAEAPAGGGKKKLIMIAGAVLVLAGGGGGWFFFMKKKPEATQAAPVEVAKPVAFVDLPDMTVNLSVGQDRPQYLRVKVALEVTDAKVADQIKPIMPRVVDAFQLYLREMRPADIEGSAGIFRLRDELTRRVNTAVHPARVNAVLFREIVVQ encoded by the coding sequence ATGGCAAAGAAACCGAAAACGCCGGAAGGCGAGGGCGAAGACGGCGAACACGCCGAGGCCCCCGCAGGTGGCGGCAAGAAGAAGCTGATCATGATCGCCGGCGCGGTGCTCGTGCTGGCTGGTGGTGGCGGCGGCTGGTTCTTCTTCATGAAGAAGAAGCCGGAAGCGACCCAGGCGGCCCCCGTCGAGGTCGCCAAGCCGGTCGCCTTCGTCGATCTGCCGGACATGACGGTCAATCTGTCGGTCGGCCAGGACCGGCCGCAATATCTGCGGGTCAAGGTCGCGCTGGAGGTGACCGACGCCAAGGTCGCCGACCAGATCAAGCCGATCATGCCGCGCGTCGTCGATGCCTTCCAGCTCTACCTGCGTGAGATGCGGCCTGCCGACATCGAGGGTTCGGCCGGGATCTTCCGTCTGCGCGACGAGCTGACCCGCCGGGTGAATACCGCCGTCCATCCGGCCCGCGTCAACGCGGTGCTGTTCCGCGAAATCGTCGTGCAGTGA
- the flgF gene encoding flagellar basal-body rod protein FlgF: MENIALVGLSRQVALRRELDVIANNMANLNTTGFKADDVVFQEYLMPGARDETFPRGSDRNLSFVWDRATTTNMSQGSVEQTGNTLDTAIGGRGFFVVQTPEGERYTRNGSFEINAQGQMVTKQGHPVLSESGVINFEPTDTPPVIARDGQISVAAGQRGKLRIVDNPANRAFEKVGDNLYRLTEGNQATPVPITDVRQGYIEKSNVSPVNTLSRMIEVTRAYAELASSLDRHDQMRREAIRSLGNPAT, translated from the coding sequence ATGGAGAATATCGCTCTCGTCGGTCTTTCGCGGCAGGTCGCCCTGCGGCGGGAGCTGGACGTTATCGCGAACAACATGGCGAACTTGAACACCACGGGGTTCAAGGCGGACGATGTTGTGTTCCAGGAATATCTCATGCCCGGCGCCCGGGATGAGACCTTTCCGCGCGGCTCCGACCGCAACCTGTCCTTCGTCTGGGACCGCGCCACCACCACCAACATGAGCCAGGGCTCGGTCGAGCAGACCGGCAACACCCTCGACACCGCCATTGGCGGCCGCGGCTTCTTCGTGGTGCAGACGCCCGAGGGCGAGCGCTACACCCGCAACGGCTCCTTCGAAATCAACGCCCAGGGCCAGATGGTCACCAAGCAGGGCCATCCGGTCCTCAGCGAATCCGGTGTCATCAATTTCGAGCCGACCGATACCCCGCCAGTGATCGCCCGCGATGGCCAGATCTCGGTGGCCGCCGGCCAGCGCGGCAAGCTGCGGATCGTCGACAACCCGGCCAACCGCGCCTTCGAGAAGGTCGGCGACAATCTCTACCGGCTGACCGAGGGCAACCAGGCAACGCCGGTCCCGATCACGGATGTCCGCCAAGGCTATATCGAGAAGTCCAACGTCTCCCCCGTCAACACCCTGTCCCGGATGATCGAGGTGACCCGCGCCTACGCGGAACTCGCCTCCAGCCTGGACCGTCACGATCAAATGCGCCGCGAAGCAATTCGCTCGCTCGGCAATCCGGCGACCTGA
- the flgG gene encoding flagellar basal-body rod protein FlgG → MRALHTAATGMKAQELTVEVISNNIANMRTTGFKRVRAEFQDLLYDNQRRAGTQNSQQGNILPVGIAIGTGVKAAATSRIMSQGNVTATEKDYDIAIRGEGFFRIQMPDGRTAYTRDGSFELNDQGQLVTVDGYLVDPGITIPNNATSVTISQAGIVQVTLPGQTATQTVGTLQLSRFVNKAGLESIGDNLFVETPASGQPTTGVPAALGMGTLLQKNLEQSNVTAVSEISDMIAAQRAYEMNARIISAADQMLQSTSQIMK, encoded by the coding sequence ATGCGCGCTCTGCACACAGCCGCCACCGGCATGAAGGCCCAGGAGCTGACCGTCGAAGTCATCTCCAACAACATCGCCAACATGCGGACCACCGGATTCAAGCGCGTGCGCGCCGAATTCCAGGATCTGCTCTACGACAACCAGCGCCGCGCCGGCACCCAGAACTCGCAGCAGGGCAACATCCTGCCGGTCGGCATCGCGATCGGTACCGGCGTCAAGGCTGCCGCCACCTCGCGCATCATGAGCCAGGGCAACGTGACGGCCACCGAGAAGGACTATGACATCGCCATTCGCGGCGAGGGCTTCTTCCGCATCCAGATGCCCGACGGCCGCACCGCCTATACCCGCGACGGCTCGTTCGAGCTGAACGACCAGGGCCAGCTCGTGACGGTCGACGGCTATCTCGTCGATCCCGGCATCACCATCCCCAACAACGCCACCTCGGTCACCATCAGCCAGGCCGGCATCGTCCAGGTCACCCTGCCCGGCCAGACCGCCACCCAGACCGTCGGCACGCTGCAGCTCTCGCGCTTCGTCAACAAGGCCGGCCTGGAATCGATCGGCGACAACCTGTTCGTCGAGACGCCCGCCTCCGGCCAGCCGACCACCGGCGTGCCGGCAGCGCTCGGCATGGGCACGCTGCTCCAGAAGAATCTCGAACAGTCGAACGTCACGGCGGTGAGCGAAATCTCCGACATGATCGCGGCCCAGCGTGCCTACGAGATGAATGCCCGCATCATCTCCGCCGCCGACCAGATGCTGCAGTCCACTTCGCAGATCATGAAGTGA
- the flgA gene encoding flagellar basal body P-ring formation chaperone FlgA: protein MILTCRRWMGTAALVLQCALAWPALAQQATLKAEVTVSEDIVRLGDLVDNAGRFAASPVFRAPDLGHTGQLASWRVLEAAKRLGLNGIATGDVSEVAVTRAARVIPLAELEERIAQTSARVLGVGDATKIQVTFDRGTRSIAVEPGAYGDLSVTRFELDARNGRFEATLEVRGSTLSQRSGGFRLSGQAAETVEFLVPARAINRGEVLKAADLVIERRPRFEVSSMSPDALSTLPQAVGLAARRPLAPERPFRSADLMKPEIVERNANVLIIYNANGLTLTIRGKALEAGSEGDVIQVQNLNSRKTLSAVITGTNQVTMTVRPDVGPQAAIRPAAPATPSPQ, encoded by the coding sequence ATGATCCTCACATGCCGCAGATGGATGGGAACGGCCGCGCTGGTGCTGCAATGCGCCCTCGCCTGGCCAGCCCTTGCCCAGCAGGCCACGCTGAAAGCCGAGGTCACGGTGAGCGAGGACATCGTCAGGCTCGGCGATCTCGTCGACAATGCCGGCCGCTTCGCCGCCTCGCCGGTGTTCCGCGCCCCCGATCTCGGCCATACGGGGCAGCTCGCCTCCTGGCGGGTGCTGGAAGCTGCCAAGCGCCTCGGCCTGAACGGCATTGCCACCGGCGATGTCTCCGAGGTGGCCGTCACCCGGGCGGCCCGCGTCATCCCGCTCGCCGAGCTGGAAGAGCGCATCGCCCAGACCTCGGCCCGCGTGCTCGGGGTCGGTGACGCGACCAAGATCCAGGTGACCTTCGACCGTGGCACACGCTCCATCGCGGTCGAGCCCGGCGCCTATGGCGACCTGTCGGTCACCCGGTTCGAGCTCGATGCCCGCAACGGCCGGTTCGAGGCAACGCTGGAGGTTCGCGGTTCCACCCTGTCGCAGCGCTCCGGCGGCTTCCGCCTGTCCGGCCAGGCGGCCGAAACCGTGGAATTCCTGGTGCCGGCCCGCGCCATCAACCGGGGCGAGGTGCTCAAGGCCGCCGATCTCGTGATCGAGCGCCGCCCCCGCTTCGAGGTGTCGAGCATGTCGCCAGATGCGCTGTCCACCTTGCCCCAGGCGGTCGGCCTGGCCGCTCGGCGGCCGCTTGCCCCCGAAAGGCCGTTCCGCAGCGCCGACCTGATGAAGCCGGAGATCGTCGAGCGCAATGCCAACGTCCTGATCATCTACAATGCGAACGGCCTGACATTGACCATCCGCGGCAAGGCCCTTGAGGCCGGCTCCGAAGGCGATGTCATCCAGGTCCAGAACCTCAATTCCCGCAAGACCCTCTCGGCAGTGATCACCGGCACCAACCAGGTGACCATGACGGTCCGTCCGGATGTCGGCCCGCAGGCTGCCATCCGTCCCGCGGCCCCCGCCACGCCCAGCCCGCAATGA